In Cicer arietinum cultivar CDC Frontier isolate Library 1 chromosome 1, Cicar.CDCFrontier_v2.0, whole genome shotgun sequence, one DNA window encodes the following:
- the LOC101491913 gene encoding 14 kDa proline-rich protein DC2.15-like precursor: MASKVNVASINISLILCLNLISLTMVKSNYVVPEVPVPIVDPYPKGTITCPINALKLGVCAKVLNLVKVKLGAPPTLPCCSLIQGLADLEAAACLCTALKANVLGLHLDVPISLSLILNNCGKNNSGFQCPL, translated from the coding sequence atggcttCTAAGGTTAATGTTGCTAGCATTAATATTTCACTAATTTTATGTCTCAATCTCATTTCATTAACTATGGTGAAATCTAATTATGTTGTCCCAGAAGTCCCAGTCCCAATAGTTGATCCTTATCCAAAGGGTACTATTACATGTCCTATAAATGCACTTAAGTTAGGTGTGTGTGCAAAAGTGTTGAACTTGGTCAAGGTTAAATTGGGGGCCCCACCAACACTCCCTTGTTGCTCACTCATTCAAGGTCTTGCTGACCTTGAAGCTGCAGCTTGTCTTTGCACTGCCCTTAAAGCTAATGTCCTTGGCCTCCACCTTGATGTTCCTATTTCATTGAGTCTCATTCTCAACAATTGTGGAAAGAACAACTCTGGTTTCCAGTGCCCTTTATAA